One Myxococcales bacterium genomic window, GCGCGATTCGGCACCGAGTGAGGTCGAACCCGCATTTCGTCGGGAGGCGCTAACGGCGATCGCGGAGAGCTGGAGCGACGGGGCGGACTCCTGGCTGCGCGCCCGCCGGGGCGAACGATGGCTGGCTCACAACGATCGGCCCGAGCTCGCCGCACTCGTCGAGCTCGCGGTGCAGGTTTCCGGCTTGGTCGGCGCCGGACGAGCGGCGGGCGCCGAGCTGAATCTCGGTGACCCGGCGGAGCTGCGTTGGGCGGCATTCCAGCACGCCAATCGCGCTGAGAGTCCTCGTCACACCGGTTCATGGCGGGTCGGGCGGCCCTGGGTCGGCGCCTCGGCTGCCGCGCTTCTTCCGGTGGCGCGCGTCGTCCTCGCACGGTCGGAGGCGGCGCTGCGCGAGCAGCAGGGTCGTCCGAACGACGTCCGCGTGTGACGCTCGTGATCACACCCGCTCCGCGTGCGCCAGCTAGCCGCGGGAAAACAGCGCGGTGCATGTGCGGCCAATCGGTGCGGGGTGCCGGCCGGCGGTACCCGCGTCGGCGTGTGGATGCGACGGGCACACCGTGAGGTCGAGGTGCTGTCCGCGCTTCCCCATCTGTCCCGTTGCGCGTTCCGCGGCTCGCAGCTATTGCTTGGGCATGCATCTCGGGCGGAGCAAGCTGTTTCACGCGGTCGTTCTGGCAGGACTCTCACTCGGTGCCGCAGCGTGCGGTGGCGAAGACGCGAGCCCTGGTGGTGGGACGGGCGGCAGCACAGCCGGCGGCGGTGGTGCGGGCGGAGTGTCTGCTGGCGGCACAGGTGGCGGTGCGAGCGGAGGCGGCGCGGGGCTTGGTGCATCCGGTGGCGCTGCGGGTAGCGCGGGCGCAGCGGGTGCTGCGGGTGGCGCGGGCACTGCCGGTGCGACGGGTACCGACGCCGGGGTCGCTGAGGATGCGGCGACGGATGCTCACGACTTCGATGCCGGCGACGGCGGCGACGGCTGGCACCCCACCAAATGAAGATTCGAGCCGACGGACGTTGGGGCGGGCGTCTCACCGGTCGCCCACTCCTGAGTGGTGACGCCACGGTGGACGGCCTAGCCGAAACCGAGCGCAGCGAACTTGCCGCGGTGTGGCTGGCGCGCTCGGCGACCGAGTTCCGAGTCGCCAGCTCGTTCGAAGTGATCCGTGATGCGCTGACGGCGCTCCGGACCGATCGGTCGCTCGTCGAGCTCGCGGAGCGCGCCATCGACGACGAGCACCGTCATGCGGAGATCTGTCGCTACACAGCTTCTTGTTTCGCCGCGCACGAGCTGGAGCTGCCGGACGCACTTCCCTTCAGCTATCCACAACACGAGCGCGCCGCGGAAGACGTGCGCCACGCCCTCTGGGTCGTCGGGCATTGCTGTTTCAACGAGACCTTGGCCAGCGGTTTTCTGGAAGCGGCATCTACTGCGGCGACCGGGCCGATGGCGCACCGCGCACTGCAGGAGCTCCTGAGCGACGAGATCGACCACGCTCGCCTCGGGTGGGCTTTTTTGGCTGGCCTCGAGCCGCGCTTGCGCACCGCGATCGGCCCGTGGCTGCCGGGCCTCGCCCGCGCCAATCTCCGCATGTGGCGCGAGTCGCCGCGCGACTACCCGGGGACGGATCAGTTCGTCGAGCAAGGCGCGCCCAGCGCTGAGCTGATCAATGGCGCACTCATGACCGCGCTCCGCGACCTGATCCTGCCGGGCTTCGAGGCGCTTGCCTTGCCCGTCGCCCCGCTCGCCAGCTGGTTCGCCGAAGGTGCGCCAACGGAGCGGCGCGAATCGGCATGAGCAGCTGCACGGCCCTTTGGCTTCGGGTGTCAGGGCTTGGACGTTTGGGAAAAACCGTTGAAACAGGACCAGCGAAGATGAAACGAATTGCAGTCTGCTGCGTGTTGCTCTTGACCGCCTGTGGCTCGGGTGACGGCGACGATTCTGGCTCGACCCAGTCGCTCTCTGCACCCGTCATGGAGATGGTGATGCCGATGGCTCCCGCCGGGCTGCACGTCACCTGGAACAACATTCAGCCCGACTGCGACGAGATCGAAGGCGAGCGCAAGTCCCCGTCGAGCGAGTTTGCAGTGGTTTTTGCCGTCCCCGGATCCGTGGACAACAAACACGACGGCACTGCTACGGAGAAGGTCGAGTACTTCTACCGCGTGCGCTGCCGGAAAGGCGAGACCTTCTCCGCCTACTCGGACTTGATGGCCGGTACGCCATGAGTGCGATGCGCGCGCTGTTTCGGTTTGGCGTGACGATGGCGTTGCCATTCGTCGCCGGGTGTTCCGGCGATGACTCGCACCCCGAGCGCGGCGCGCCGGCCTTGCCCACGCTCCAGAGGGTGCCGGACGAAAATTCCGACCCGAACGTGGTCGAGGTCACGATCCGCGCGAAGGAAGCCACGAAGCAGTACCCCGGCTCCAAGCCCTCCCAGGTGTGGACCTACGAGGGCACCGTTCCGGGACCATTGCTCGAGGCCAAGGTAGGCGACCAGCTCGTCGTGCACTTTCACAACGAGCTACCCGAGTCCACCTCCATTCACTGGCATGGACTGAGGCTGCCCGCGAAGATGGACGGCACGATGGCGATGCAGTCGCCCATCGAGCCCGGCCAGAGCTTCGAGTACGCGTTCGAGCTGAAGGACGCAGGGTTCTTCTGGTTCCACCCGCACGTGCGCTCCGACATTCAGATCGAGAAGGGCCTCTACGGAGCGCTGCTCGTGCGGGGCGCGGCGGAACCCGTCGTGGATCACGAGACCGTCATGGTGCTCGACGACGTCGACGTCCGTCCCGATGGAACCTTCCCCGAATACCTGGACGACGAGTCCAAGATGATGGGGCGCGAGGGGAACGTGCTCCTGATCAATGGAGCCGCCCGGCCGGACATCGCGCTGACGTCCGGAGCGCTGGAGCGACTGCGCCTGGTCAACGTGGCGAACGGTCGTTTTTTCAAGCTCCGACTCGAGGGTCACACCTTTCACGTCATCGGGACCGACGGGGGTCTCGTGCCAGAACCGTGGGACACCGAGACGCTGCTCATGGCACCGGGAGAACGCTACGACGTCGTGCTGATCCCGACTGGGAAGCCTCGCGCGAGCTTCACGTTATGGAACGAACCCTACGCCCGCGGACATGGCTCGGGGAGTGCGGAGCCGATGCCGCTCGGCCGCGTGAGGTTGTCGGACGCGCCGGCGCTCACGGGTCGCGTGTTGCCTACCGCTTTTCCGGACATCGAGAAACTTCCGCCGGGGCTGGCGGACATGCCCATTGCGCTCGGGGAAGCGTTCGATGGGTCCGGGTCGCTGGTCTTCACCGTGAACGGGGGGACGTACCCCAACGTGCCGCCGCTCGTGGCCGAGAATGGCAGCGTGCACGTGCTGACCGTGAAGAACGAAAGCGACATGGATCACCCCTTTCACCTTCACGGCTTTTTCTTTCAACGCCTGGGCGAAGCCGGCAAACCCAAGAACAAGGACACGATCATCGTC contains:
- a CDS encoding multicopper oxidase family protein, with protein sequence MSAMRALFRFGVTMALPFVAGCSGDDSHPERGAPALPTLQRVPDENSDPNVVEVTIRAKEATKQYPGSKPSQVWTYEGTVPGPLLEAKVGDQLVVHFHNELPESTSIHWHGLRLPAKMDGTMAMQSPIEPGQSFEYAFELKDAGFFWFHPHVRSDIQIEKGLYGALLVRGAAEPVVDHETVMVLDDVDVRPDGTFPEYLDDESKMMGREGNVLLINGAARPDIALTSGALERLRLVNVANGRFFKLRLEGHTFHVIGTDGGLVPEPWDTETLLMAPGERYDVVLIPTGKPRASFTLWNEPYARGHGSGSAEPMPLGRVRLSDAPALTGRVLPTAFPDIEKLPPGLADMPIALGEAFDGSGSLVFTVNGGTYPNVPPLVAENGSVHVLTVKNESDMDHPFHLHGFFFQRLGEAGKPKNKDTIIVKAHETLELASRFDEPGMWMYHCHILEHAEGGMMGELHVQ